A stretch of Desulfurivibrio alkaliphilus AHT 2 DNA encodes these proteins:
- the cooS gene encoding anaerobic carbon-monoxide dehydrogenase catalytic subunit — MAMRNGCEGCSDIIKCGSSKDVLAAKPAQNVITAYDRVQRRGMSACLFGSGGTCCRNCNMGPCQIIDGIEDMLGICGVSADTVAARNFARIVAAGSASHTDHAREMVKGFIETAKGHGPHQIKDVEKLKSLAAVFDVATEDREINEIALEVGEKALAEFGKQDDEPLSMTKRATAKRQALWKKLNIFPRGVDREVVEMMHRTHMGVDQDYENIMLQASRCALSDGWGSSMLSTELTDIMFGTPVPRRSIVDLGVLKPDQVNIAVHGHEPLLAESLCIAAQDPEMVELAKKQGAKGINLAGVCCTGNEILMRRGIPVAAGFVQQEIAIATGALEAMVVDVQCTMESLAQVANGFHTDIITTNYRAKMPGGVHIQFDEHEALNSAKQILTHAIKNFKKRGECFIPEEKKLDVVVGFSHETINYMLGGRFRASYRPLNDNIINGRIRGIGVMVGCDNFRLADDTHELIARHLIKNNVLVLATGCAATSLGRAGLVNPEAARFCGDSLAEICETVGMPPVLHMGSCVDNSRILVAATQIVKEGGLGEDITDLPAIGTAPLWMSEKAVAIGQYFVASGAQVVFQDLPVSGAKKFNKYLLEGLMGPLGAHWNVESDPQKLAELMVAKIDAKREALGINKKSERVLFDMAMRRDLTGGVPGAGCHGPA, encoded by the coding sequence ATGGCTATGAGAAACGGATGTGAGGGCTGCAGCGATATTATCAAATGCGGCTCCAGCAAGGATGTTCTGGCGGCCAAGCCGGCCCAGAACGTAATAACCGCCTACGACCGGGTCCAACGCCGGGGCATGAGCGCCTGTCTGTTCGGTTCCGGCGGCACCTGTTGCCGTAACTGCAACATGGGGCCCTGCCAGATCATTGACGGCATCGAAGATATGCTCGGCATTTGTGGGGTGAGCGCCGATACCGTGGCCGCCCGTAACTTCGCCCGGATCGTCGCCGCCGGCTCCGCCTCCCATACCGACCATGCCCGAGAGATGGTCAAGGGGTTTATTGAAACCGCCAAAGGACATGGGCCGCACCAGATCAAGGATGTGGAGAAGCTGAAATCCTTGGCCGCTGTCTTCGATGTCGCCACCGAGGATCGGGAGATCAACGAGATCGCCCTGGAGGTGGGGGAAAAGGCCCTGGCCGAGTTCGGCAAGCAGGACGATGAGCCCCTTTCCATGACCAAGCGGGCCACCGCAAAGCGCCAGGCCCTGTGGAAGAAACTCAATATCTTTCCCCGCGGCGTCGACCGCGAGGTGGTGGAGATGATGCACCGCACCCACATGGGTGTGGATCAGGATTACGAAAACATCATGCTCCAGGCTTCCCGTTGCGCCCTGTCCGACGGCTGGGGCTCCTCCATGCTTTCCACCGAACTCACCGATATCATGTTCGGCACTCCGGTACCGCGCCGTTCCATCGTCGATCTCGGGGTGCTCAAGCCCGACCAGGTCAACATCGCCGTCCACGGCCATGAGCCGCTGTTGGCCGAATCCCTGTGTATTGCCGCCCAGGACCCGGAGATGGTGGAACTGGCCAAGAAGCAGGGGGCCAAGGGGATCAACCTGGCCGGGGTCTGCTGTACCGGCAACGAAATTTTGATGCGTCGCGGCATCCCGGTGGCCGCCGGCTTTGTCCAGCAGGAGATCGCCATCGCCACCGGCGCTCTCGAGGCCATGGTTGTGGACGTCCAGTGCACCATGGAGTCACTGGCCCAGGTGGCCAATGGTTTCCACACCGATATCATCACCACCAACTACCGGGCCAAAATGCCCGGCGGGGTGCATATCCAGTTCGACGAGCACGAGGCCCTCAACTCCGCCAAGCAGATCCTCACCCACGCCATCAAAAACTTCAAAAAGCGGGGCGAATGTTTTATCCCCGAAGAGAAGAAGCTCGACGTGGTGGTGGGCTTCAGCCATGAAACCATCAACTACATGCTGGGCGGCCGTTTCCGGGCCAGCTACCGGCCGCTCAACGACAACATTATCAACGGCCGCATTCGCGGGATCGGGGTGATGGTGGGCTGTGACAACTTCCGGCTGGCCGATGACACCCACGAATTGATCGCCCGGCATCTCATCAAGAATAACGTCCTGGTGCTGGCCACCGGTTGCGCCGCCACCTCTTTGGGGCGGGCCGGTCTGGTTAATCCCGAGGCGGCCCGCTTCTGCGGCGACTCCTTGGCAGAGATCTGTGAAACGGTGGGGATGCCGCCGGTGCTGCACATGGGCAGTTGCGTCGATAACTCGCGGATCCTGGTAGCCGCCACCCAGATAGTCAAGGAAGGTGGCTTGGGCGAGGACATCACCGATCTGCCGGCCATCGGCACCGCGCCGCTGTGGATGAGCGAGAAGGCGGTGGCAATCGGCCAGTATTTTGTCGCCAGCGGCGCCCAGGTGGTGTTCCAGGATCTGCCGGTTTCCGGGGCCAAAAAGTTCAACAAGTACCTGCTGGAAGGCTTGATGGGTCCCCTGGGGGCTCATTGGAACGTGGAGAGCGATCCGCAGAAGCTGGCCGAGCTGATGGTGGCTAAAATCGATGCCAAGCGCGAGGCGCTGGGGATCAATAAGAAGAGCGAGCGGGTGCTCTTCGACATGGCCATGCGCCGAGATCTCACCGGAGGAGTGCCGGGCGCCGGCTGCCATGGTCCTGCATAA
- the folD gene encoding bifunctional methylenetetrahydrofolate dehydrogenase/methenyltetrahydrofolate cyclohydrolase FolD — MSAKIISGTEVAKEIRAELKTEVETLKAKHNVVPGLVTILVGEDPASQSYVAAKNKTAKELGIHSEQITLPADTPEDELLNLVAKCNQDPKINGILVQLPLPKHIDEAKVLYAIDPDKDVDGFHPVNVGKMVLGEQCFLPCTPHGILELLTRSGVETSGAEVVIVGRSNIVGKPIANLMLQKRDGGNATVTLCHTRTKDIAAHTKRADIIIAAVGVPKMITADMVKDGVAVIDVGVNRIGMSDSGKAILAGDVDFAGIKEKAACITPVPGGVGPMTITMLMKNTVQAAKQAAGLA; from the coding sequence ATGAGTGCCAAAATCATCAGTGGAACCGAGGTGGCCAAGGAAATTCGCGCCGAGTTGAAGACCGAAGTTGAAACCCTTAAGGCCAAGCACAATGTGGTGCCCGGCCTGGTTACCATCCTGGTGGGCGAAGATCCCGCCTCCCAGTCTTACGTGGCCGCCAAGAACAAGACCGCCAAGGAGCTGGGGATCCATTCCGAGCAGATCACCCTGCCCGCCGACACCCCCGAAGACGAATTGCTCAACCTGGTGGCCAAGTGCAACCAGGATCCCAAGATCAACGGCATTCTCGTCCAACTCCCCCTGCCAAAGCATATCGACGAAGCCAAGGTGCTCTACGCCATCGACCCCGATAAGGACGTGGACGGTTTCCATCCGGTCAACGTGGGCAAGATGGTTTTGGGTGAGCAGTGCTTCCTGCCCTGCACCCCCCACGGTATCCTGGAACTGCTCACCCGCAGCGGGGTGGAGACCAGCGGCGCCGAGGTGGTGATTGTCGGCCGCAGCAACATCGTCGGCAAGCCCATCGCCAACCTGATGCTGCAAAAACGGGACGGCGGCAACGCCACCGTTACCCTCTGCCACACCCGCACCAAGGATATCGCCGCCCACACCAAGCGGGCCGATATCATCATCGCCGCCGTCGGCGTGCCCAAGATGATCACCGCCGATATGGTCAAGGATGGGGTGGCGGTGATCGATGTCGGGGTCAACCGTATCGGCATGAGCGACTCCGGCAAGGCCATCCTGGCCGGTGATGTGGACTTTGCAGGGATCAAGGAAAAGGCTGCCTGCATTACGCCGGTGCCCGGCGGGGTGGGCCCCATGACCATCACCATGCTGATGAAAAACACCGTGCAGGCGGCCAAGCAGGCCGCCGGCTTGGCTTGA